The following proteins are encoded in a genomic region of Ammospiza caudacuta isolate bAmmCau1 chromosome 3, bAmmCau1.pri, whole genome shotgun sequence:
- the DSE gene encoding dermatan-sulfate epimerase isoform X3, with protein MGLPVPSQPPAYQLCGPAGWKPGSDESRYDASLRSVPPPDYGVPKLHYFEDWGVVTYGSALPAEINRPFLSFKSGKLGGRAIYDIVHKNKYKEWIKGWRNFNAGHEHPDQNSFTFAPNGVPFITEALYGPKYTFFNNVLMFSPAVSKSCFSPWEGQITEDCSSKWLKYKHDLAGDCQGRVVAATERSGVVFIRGEGVGAYNPKLKLRKLQRNLILLHPQLLLLVDQIHLEDDSPLEAATSFFHNVDVPFEETVVDDVHGAFIRHRDGIYKMYWMDDTGHSEKATIASRMYPRGYPYNGTNYVNVTTLLRHPVTRAIYLFIGPSVDVQSFTVRGDSPQLDVFVTTGEHAYAVYLWPVEDGSRSAFAQVIADRQKIVFDRASAIRSSTVPEVKDYVGIVERNLQHFKPVFQQLEKQILSRVRNTASFRKTAERLLRFSDKRQTEEAIDRIFAISQRQQQQQRGRAKKNRKVAKGYKFVDAVPDIFAQIEVNERKVRQKAQTQAQKELPVDEDEEMKDLLDFADITYVKHKTGMSIKGRSGLAQMVATARSAPSISASYTRLFLILNIAIFFVMLAMQLTYFQKAKRLHGQRCLYAILLVDSCILLWLYSSCSQSQC; from the exons ATGGGGCTTCCAGTACCTTCACAACCACCAGCCTACCAACTGTGTGGCCCTGCTGGCTGGAAGCCTGGTTCTGATGAATCAAG GTATGATGCAAGTTTGCGCTCTGTACCTCCACCAGACTATGGAGTTCCTAAGCTACATTATTTTGAGGACTGGGGAGTGGTGACTTATGGAAGTGCTTTGCCAGCTGAAATCAACAggcctttcctttccttcaagTCAGGAAAGCTGGGAGGACGTGCAATATATGATATTGTTCATAAGAACAAGTACAAAGAGTGGATCAAGGGGTGGAGGAACTTTAATGCTGGCCACGAACACCCAGACCAGAACTCCTTCACTTTCGCTCCCAATGGTGTACCTTTCATAACAGAAGCTCTGTATGGGccaaaatatactttttttaataatgtgttGATGTTTTCCCCTGCTGTGTCTAAGAGCTGCTTCTCCCCATGGGAAGGGCAGATTACAGAAGACTGTTCCTCTAAGTGGCTTAAATATAAACATGACTTGGCTGGCGACTGTCAGGGACGAGTGGTTGCTGCCACGGAGAGAAGTGGTGTGGTTTTTATCAGGGGAGAAGGAGTGGGTGCATACAATCCTAAACTGAAGCTGAGAAAATTGCAACGAAACCTTATActtctccatccccagcttctcTTGCTAGTGGACCAAATCCACCTAGAAGATGACAGCCCTCTGGAGGCAGCGACCAGTTTCTTCCACAATGTGGATGTGCCTTTTGAAGAAACAGTTGTTGATGATGTCCATGGGGCCTTTATTAGGCACCGTGATGGGATATATAAGATGTACTGGATGGACGACACTGGCCACAGTGAAAAAGCCACCATTGCCTCAAGGATGTATCCCCGGGGCTACCCCTACAATGGAACAAACTACGTGAATGTAACGACCCTGCTGCGGCACCCCGTCACGAGGGCCATCTACCTTTTCATCGGGCCCTCTGTGGACGTGCAGAGCTTCACCGTGCGTGGAGATTCCCCGCAGCTGGATGTGTTTGTGACCACTGGTGAGCACGCCTATGCCGTGTACCTGTGGCCCGTCGAGGATGGCTCCCGCTCTGCCTTTGCACAGGTTATTGCAGACCGCCAGAAAATTGTCTTTGACCGAGCCTCTGCCATCAGGAGCTCCACAGTGCCAGAGGTGAAGGACTACGTAGGCATCGTGGAGAGGAACCTGCAACATTTTAAACCCGTTTTCCAGCAGCTTGAGAAGCAGATCCTGTCTCGTGTACGCAACACGGCCAGCTTTAGGAAGACTGCTGAGCGCCTGCTGAGGTTTTCAGATAAGAGGCAGACAGAGGAGGCCATTGACAGGATATTTGCAATctcacagaggcagcagcaacagcagcgtggcagagcaaagaaaaacagaaaggtAGCCAAAGGCTACAAATTTGTTGATGCCGTTCCTGACATTTTTGCACAGATTGAggtaaatgaaagaaaagtgcGACAAAAGGCACAGACTCAAGCACAAAAAGAGTTGCCTGTAGATGAAGATGAGGAAATGAAAGATCTTCTGGACTTTGCAGATATCACTTATGTGAAGCACAAAACTGGGATGTCAATCAAAGGCCGATCAGGGCTGGCGCAGATGGTGGCGACTGCTCGAAGCGCCCCATCAATATCAGCTTCTTATACTCGCCTCTTTCTGATTCTCAACATTGCTATTTTTTTTGTCATGCTAGCAATGCAGCTCACTTATTTCCAGAAGGCCAAGAGACTGCATGGCCAAAGATGTCTGTATGCAATTCTTTTAGTAGACAGCTGTATATTATTGTGGCTGTATTCTTCCTGTTCTCAGTCACAATGTTAG
- the DSE gene encoding dermatan-sulfate epimerase isoform X2: MYETSYRRGWGFQYLHNHQPTNCVALLAGSLVLMNQGYLQEAYLWTKQVLAIMEKSVVLLQEVTDGSLYEGVAYGSYTTRSLFQYMFLVQRHFDINHFSHPWLKQHFAFMYRTVLPGFQRTVAIADSNYNWFYGPESQLVFLDKFVMRNGSGNWLAEQIRRNRVVEGPGTPSKGQRWCTLHTEFLWYDASLRSVPPPDYGVPKLHYFEDWGVVTYGSALPAEINRPFLSFKSGKLGGRAIYDIVHKNKYKEWIKGWRNFNAGHEHPDQNSFTFAPNGVPFITEALYGPKYTFFNNVLMFSPAVSKSCFSPWEGQITEDCSSKWLKYKHDLAGDCQGRVVAATERSGVVFIRGEGVGAYNPKLKLRKLQRNLILLHPQLLLLVDQIHLEDDSPLEAATSFFHNVDVPFEETVVDDVHGAFIRHRDGIYKMYWMDDTGHSEKATIASRMYPRGYPYNGTNYVNVTTLLRHPVTRAIYLFIGPSVDVQSFTVRGDSPQLDVFVTTGEHAYAVYLWPVEDGSRSAFAQVIADRQKIVFDRASAIRSSTVPEVKDYVGIVERNLQHFKPVFQQLEKQILSRVRNTASFRKTAERLLRFSDKRQTEEAIDRIFAISQRQQQQQRGRAKKNRKVAKGYKFVDAVPDIFAQIEVNERKVRQKAQTQAQKELPVDEDEEMKDLLDFADITYVKHKTGMSIKGRSGLAQMVATARSAPSISASYTRLFLILNIAIFFVMLAMQLTYFQKAKRLHGQRCLYAILLVDSCILLWLYSSCSQSQC; the protein is encoded by the exons ATGTACGAAACATCATACAGACGTGGATGGGGCTTCCAGTACCTTCACAACCACCAGCCTACCAACTGTGTGGCCCTGCTGGCTGGAAGCCTGGTTCTGATGAATCAAG gCTACCTTCAGGAAGCTTACTTGTGGACCAAGCAGGTGTTGGCAATCATGGAGAAGTCAGTagtcctgctgcaggaggtcACAGATGGCTCCCTCTATGAAGGGGTGGCTTATGGCAGCTACACAACCAGATCACTGTTCCAGTACATGTTTCTTGTCCAAAGGCATTTTGACATCAATCACTTCAGCCACCCCTGGCTCAAGCAGCACTTTGCATTTATGTACAGGACTGTCCTGCCAG GGTTCCAGAGAACTGTGGCCATCGCAGATTCCAACTATAACTGGTTCTACGGGCCGGAGAGCCAGCTGGTGTTTCTCGACAAGTTTGTCATGCGCAATGGCAGCGGGAACTGGCTGGCAGAGCAGATCAGAAGGAACCGAGTGGTGGAGGGGCCAGGCACACCATCCAAAGGGCAGAGGTGGTGCACTCTCCACACTGAATTTCTCTG GTATGATGCAAGTTTGCGCTCTGTACCTCCACCAGACTATGGAGTTCCTAAGCTACATTATTTTGAGGACTGGGGAGTGGTGACTTATGGAAGTGCTTTGCCAGCTGAAATCAACAggcctttcctttccttcaagTCAGGAAAGCTGGGAGGACGTGCAATATATGATATTGTTCATAAGAACAAGTACAAAGAGTGGATCAAGGGGTGGAGGAACTTTAATGCTGGCCACGAACACCCAGACCAGAACTCCTTCACTTTCGCTCCCAATGGTGTACCTTTCATAACAGAAGCTCTGTATGGGccaaaatatactttttttaataatgtgttGATGTTTTCCCCTGCTGTGTCTAAGAGCTGCTTCTCCCCATGGGAAGGGCAGATTACAGAAGACTGTTCCTCTAAGTGGCTTAAATATAAACATGACTTGGCTGGCGACTGTCAGGGACGAGTGGTTGCTGCCACGGAGAGAAGTGGTGTGGTTTTTATCAGGGGAGAAGGAGTGGGTGCATACAATCCTAAACTGAAGCTGAGAAAATTGCAACGAAACCTTATActtctccatccccagcttctcTTGCTAGTGGACCAAATCCACCTAGAAGATGACAGCCCTCTGGAGGCAGCGACCAGTTTCTTCCACAATGTGGATGTGCCTTTTGAAGAAACAGTTGTTGATGATGTCCATGGGGCCTTTATTAGGCACCGTGATGGGATATATAAGATGTACTGGATGGACGACACTGGCCACAGTGAAAAAGCCACCATTGCCTCAAGGATGTATCCCCGGGGCTACCCCTACAATGGAACAAACTACGTGAATGTAACGACCCTGCTGCGGCACCCCGTCACGAGGGCCATCTACCTTTTCATCGGGCCCTCTGTGGACGTGCAGAGCTTCACCGTGCGTGGAGATTCCCCGCAGCTGGATGTGTTTGTGACCACTGGTGAGCACGCCTATGCCGTGTACCTGTGGCCCGTCGAGGATGGCTCCCGCTCTGCCTTTGCACAGGTTATTGCAGACCGCCAGAAAATTGTCTTTGACCGAGCCTCTGCCATCAGGAGCTCCACAGTGCCAGAGGTGAAGGACTACGTAGGCATCGTGGAGAGGAACCTGCAACATTTTAAACCCGTTTTCCAGCAGCTTGAGAAGCAGATCCTGTCTCGTGTACGCAACACGGCCAGCTTTAGGAAGACTGCTGAGCGCCTGCTGAGGTTTTCAGATAAGAGGCAGACAGAGGAGGCCATTGACAGGATATTTGCAATctcacagaggcagcagcaacagcagcgtggcagagcaaagaaaaacagaaaggtAGCCAAAGGCTACAAATTTGTTGATGCCGTTCCTGACATTTTTGCACAGATTGAggtaaatgaaagaaaagtgcGACAAAAGGCACAGACTCAAGCACAAAAAGAGTTGCCTGTAGATGAAGATGAGGAAATGAAAGATCTTCTGGACTTTGCAGATATCACTTATGTGAAGCACAAAACTGGGATGTCAATCAAAGGCCGATCAGGGCTGGCGCAGATGGTGGCGACTGCTCGAAGCGCCCCATCAATATCAGCTTCTTATACTCGCCTCTTTCTGATTCTCAACATTGCTATTTTTTTTGTCATGCTAGCAATGCAGCTCACTTATTTCCAGAAGGCCAAGAGACTGCATGGCCAAAGATGTCTGTATGCAATTCTTTTAGTAGACAGCTGTATATTATTGTGGCTGTATTCTTCCTGTTCTCAGTCACAATGTTAG
- the DSE gene encoding dermatan-sulfate epimerase isoform X1, with protein MRTHTRGAPSVFFIHAVCFAFACGAREDQDTMVPFVNANYDSYPMLYFSKGDVETLRLQASSTHQHIAARLIEAVQTMLSNPLEYLPPWDPKEFSARWNEIYGNNLGALAMFCVLFPENMEAINMAKDYMERMAAQPSWLVKDAPWDEVPLAHSLVGFATAYDFLYSYLSKIQQERFLEVIANASGYMYETSYRRGWGFQYLHNHQPTNCVALLAGSLVLMNQGYLQEAYLWTKQVLAIMEKSVVLLQEVTDGSLYEGVAYGSYTTRSLFQYMFLVQRHFDINHFSHPWLKQHFAFMYRTVLPGFQRTVAIADSNYNWFYGPESQLVFLDKFVMRNGSGNWLAEQIRRNRVVEGPGTPSKGQRWCTLHTEFLWYDASLRSVPPPDYGVPKLHYFEDWGVVTYGSALPAEINRPFLSFKSGKLGGRAIYDIVHKNKYKEWIKGWRNFNAGHEHPDQNSFTFAPNGVPFITEALYGPKYTFFNNVLMFSPAVSKSCFSPWEGQITEDCSSKWLKYKHDLAGDCQGRVVAATERSGVVFIRGEGVGAYNPKLKLRKLQRNLILLHPQLLLLVDQIHLEDDSPLEAATSFFHNVDVPFEETVVDDVHGAFIRHRDGIYKMYWMDDTGHSEKATIASRMYPRGYPYNGTNYVNVTTLLRHPVTRAIYLFIGPSVDVQSFTVRGDSPQLDVFVTTGEHAYAVYLWPVEDGSRSAFAQVIADRQKIVFDRASAIRSSTVPEVKDYVGIVERNLQHFKPVFQQLEKQILSRVRNTASFRKTAERLLRFSDKRQTEEAIDRIFAISQRQQQQQRGRAKKNRKVAKGYKFVDAVPDIFAQIEVNERKVRQKAQTQAQKELPVDEDEEMKDLLDFADITYVKHKTGMSIKGRSGLAQMVATARSAPSISASYTRLFLILNIAIFFVMLAMQLTYFQKAKRLHGQRCLYAILLVDSCILLWLYSSCSQSQC; from the exons ATGAGGACTCACACACGGGGAGCCCCAAGTGTGTTTTTCATACACGCGGTTTGCTTCGCCTTTGCCTGCGGCGCCAGGGAGGACCAAGACACGATGGTTCCTTTTGTCAACGCCAACTATGACAGCTATCCCATGCTCTACTTCTCCAAGGGGGATGTGGAGACCCTGCGGCTCCAGGCCAGCAGCACGCACCAGCACATTGCGGCTCGGCTGATCGAAGCAGTGCAAACCATGCTTTCAAATCCCCTGGAGTACCTTCCTCCCTGGGACCCAAAGGAGTTCAGCGCTCGCTGGAACGAAATTTATGGCAACAACCTCGGGGCCCTGGCAATGTTCTGTGTGCTCTTCCCTGAAAACATGGAGGCCATCAACATGGCTAAGGATTACATGGAGAGGATGGCGGCTCAGCCTAGTTG GCTAGTGAAGGATGCCCCCTGGGATGAAGTCCCTCTTGCTCACTCCTTGGTTGGTTTTGCCACTGCTTATGACTTCTTGTACAGCTACCTTAGCAAGATTCAACAGGAGAGATTTCTTGAAGTAATTGCCAATGCCTCGGGATACATGTACGAAACATCATACAGACGTGGATGGGGCTTCCAGTACCTTCACAACCACCAGCCTACCAACTGTGTGGCCCTGCTGGCTGGAAGCCTGGTTCTGATGAATCAAG gCTACCTTCAGGAAGCTTACTTGTGGACCAAGCAGGTGTTGGCAATCATGGAGAAGTCAGTagtcctgctgcaggaggtcACAGATGGCTCCCTCTATGAAGGGGTGGCTTATGGCAGCTACACAACCAGATCACTGTTCCAGTACATGTTTCTTGTCCAAAGGCATTTTGACATCAATCACTTCAGCCACCCCTGGCTCAAGCAGCACTTTGCATTTATGTACAGGACTGTCCTGCCAG GGTTCCAGAGAACTGTGGCCATCGCAGATTCCAACTATAACTGGTTCTACGGGCCGGAGAGCCAGCTGGTGTTTCTCGACAAGTTTGTCATGCGCAATGGCAGCGGGAACTGGCTGGCAGAGCAGATCAGAAGGAACCGAGTGGTGGAGGGGCCAGGCACACCATCCAAAGGGCAGAGGTGGTGCACTCTCCACACTGAATTTCTCTG GTATGATGCAAGTTTGCGCTCTGTACCTCCACCAGACTATGGAGTTCCTAAGCTACATTATTTTGAGGACTGGGGAGTGGTGACTTATGGAAGTGCTTTGCCAGCTGAAATCAACAggcctttcctttccttcaagTCAGGAAAGCTGGGAGGACGTGCAATATATGATATTGTTCATAAGAACAAGTACAAAGAGTGGATCAAGGGGTGGAGGAACTTTAATGCTGGCCACGAACACCCAGACCAGAACTCCTTCACTTTCGCTCCCAATGGTGTACCTTTCATAACAGAAGCTCTGTATGGGccaaaatatactttttttaataatgtgttGATGTTTTCCCCTGCTGTGTCTAAGAGCTGCTTCTCCCCATGGGAAGGGCAGATTACAGAAGACTGTTCCTCTAAGTGGCTTAAATATAAACATGACTTGGCTGGCGACTGTCAGGGACGAGTGGTTGCTGCCACGGAGAGAAGTGGTGTGGTTTTTATCAGGGGAGAAGGAGTGGGTGCATACAATCCTAAACTGAAGCTGAGAAAATTGCAACGAAACCTTATActtctccatccccagcttctcTTGCTAGTGGACCAAATCCACCTAGAAGATGACAGCCCTCTGGAGGCAGCGACCAGTTTCTTCCACAATGTGGATGTGCCTTTTGAAGAAACAGTTGTTGATGATGTCCATGGGGCCTTTATTAGGCACCGTGATGGGATATATAAGATGTACTGGATGGACGACACTGGCCACAGTGAAAAAGCCACCATTGCCTCAAGGATGTATCCCCGGGGCTACCCCTACAATGGAACAAACTACGTGAATGTAACGACCCTGCTGCGGCACCCCGTCACGAGGGCCATCTACCTTTTCATCGGGCCCTCTGTGGACGTGCAGAGCTTCACCGTGCGTGGAGATTCCCCGCAGCTGGATGTGTTTGTGACCACTGGTGAGCACGCCTATGCCGTGTACCTGTGGCCCGTCGAGGATGGCTCCCGCTCTGCCTTTGCACAGGTTATTGCAGACCGCCAGAAAATTGTCTTTGACCGAGCCTCTGCCATCAGGAGCTCCACAGTGCCAGAGGTGAAGGACTACGTAGGCATCGTGGAGAGGAACCTGCAACATTTTAAACCCGTTTTCCAGCAGCTTGAGAAGCAGATCCTGTCTCGTGTACGCAACACGGCCAGCTTTAGGAAGACTGCTGAGCGCCTGCTGAGGTTTTCAGATAAGAGGCAGACAGAGGAGGCCATTGACAGGATATTTGCAATctcacagaggcagcagcaacagcagcgtggcagagcaaagaaaaacagaaaggtAGCCAAAGGCTACAAATTTGTTGATGCCGTTCCTGACATTTTTGCACAGATTGAggtaaatgaaagaaaagtgcGACAAAAGGCACAGACTCAAGCACAAAAAGAGTTGCCTGTAGATGAAGATGAGGAAATGAAAGATCTTCTGGACTTTGCAGATATCACTTATGTGAAGCACAAAACTGGGATGTCAATCAAAGGCCGATCAGGGCTGGCGCAGATGGTGGCGACTGCTCGAAGCGCCCCATCAATATCAGCTTCTTATACTCGCCTCTTTCTGATTCTCAACATTGCTATTTTTTTTGTCATGCTAGCAATGCAGCTCACTTATTTCCAGAAGGCCAAGAGACTGCATGGCCAAAGATGTCTGTATGCAATTCTTTTAGTAGACAGCTGTATATTATTGTGGCTGTATTCTTCCTGTTCTCAGTCACAATGTTAG